From Rutidosis leptorrhynchoides isolate AG116_Rl617_1_P2 chromosome 3, CSIRO_AGI_Rlap_v1, whole genome shotgun sequence, a single genomic window includes:
- the LOC139902171 gene encoding uncharacterized protein — MVMNTIMLDDDVDDDDISLGRTIWKEIIKAGKIADSLGTGFTTSFTIKIGNGESTQFWNDPWSGSEHFSTQFHRLYMLESHKNATVVDRIAPFNDSNQGKWSWLRTPTGRTSNELTKLNNLLTTVSLSDIPDSWKWIPVRAELDKHGIDLDTVLCPLCNNHIETTEHILALCPKSTLIWTSVLKWWNQHPIANMNLDDTIIKNQYFTSNVIENSIWQATKWITCYSIWKHQNLKVFSKKEWVPATIISEIQTQSFSWISTRAKKKSLEWQQWLINPSFYVSSLPHRVGIV; from the exons GTCGCACCATTTGGAAAGAGATCATCAAAGCCGGTAAAATAGCGGATAGCCTAGGAACAGGATTTACCACATCATTCACTATAAAAATTGGCAACGGCGAAAGCACTCAATTTTGGAATGATCCTTGGAGCGGCTCCGAACATTTTAGCACCCAATTCCATAGACTCTACATGCTAGAATCACACAAAAACGCAACGGTAGTGGATAGAATCGCCCCTTTCAACGACTCAAATCAAGGAAAATGGAGTTGGTTACGTACACCTACTGGTCGAACATCCAACGAACTTACGAAACTAAACAATCTTCTCACAACTGTCTCATTATCAGACATTCCCGACTCATGGAAATG GATCCCGGTTAGGGCCGAGCTCGACAAACACGGTATTGACCTTGATACTGTACTTTGTCCCCTTTGTAACAATCATATCGAGACCACCGAACATATTCTTGCCCTTTGTCCCAAATCTACCCTCATTTGGACATCTGTTCTAAAATGGTGGAACCAACATCCTATCGCAAACATGAATTTAGACGACACCATTATTAAGAACCAATATTTCACAAGTAACGTTATTGAAAACTCCATTTGGCAAGCCACGAAATGGATCACTTGCTACTCAATTTGGAAACATCAGAACTTAAAGGTCTTCTCCAAAAAGGAATGGGTTCCCGCTACCATCATTTCCGAAATTCAAACACAATCCTTTAGTTGGATATCTACGCGTGCAAAGAAGAAGTCATTGGAATGGCAACAATGGCTAATTAATCCCTCGTTTTATGTCTCGTCTCTTCCACATCGTGTAGGAATCGTTTAA